The genomic region tagagtaaacgaggcaacaattttaatcgcacttacttacactagtgaataaacctcaaccactgactcttcacagtttcatctttgggtagagactgtcaatattatccatctgagcacagcatgACTttattcgaccggcggcgtctgtgtgtgtgtgtcttgtgttttttctgtgttagtgggcggggccgcaggtttcaaatctcccgggtttgcgcgcgtaactacttgcgaggcttgtgtttcgtagccgcgtcatcacgaaacacctaatgactcgttatcaagacgactcgtttgaagcactatgagttgactcttttatagatgaatcaataattttaaacactgtacacttacagatttaagccttagctggatatttcacttcacttagagctgtgttacacactacatggaagagcattttcaaaaacccataatatgggctctttaaactgttcctgagcgctgcgttccaagtacaaagatgcattctgcctgaatgtgtcctaaatactttatgaatcagtaatatctttttaaaaatctgaaaatattagcttaacttgtaatactgaaaaatatttattataatcactgaaaattacacaatttttaaatcactctcgcgtccccttgaaattattctgcgacgacccccagtttgagaaccactggtgtaGGGCACTTAATAAGCGACTATGACTTCAGACTAAAACACTTCTGTATAATCAGATTTAGTTTGTGTGTTTTGCAATACAAATTGTTCATGCCTCATGCActaaaaacagcatatttttatatttattatatcacATCATTTTATTGTGAATATTTGCCATTATACAGAAAACCCTAAAGCCAACTTGACTATTACTCCTGATCTGCATGTGTTCAGAGGAGAGTCAGTCACTCTCAGATGTGACATTAATGCTGAAGGAGTCTCTAGCTGGCGGTACAGCTGGTATAAAGAAGGTTCAGATTATGCATTCAGTGAATTACAGGAATACACATTAAGGTCTGTTACTGAGTTTGACGCAGGTAAATACTCCTGTTCTGGCACTGAGAGTAAAGGTTCACGCAGATCACAAATGAGTGATGCAGTTCCACTGACAGTATCAGGTGAGTTTGATCATCTCTTCATATGCACACAAGATTATCATGTTATTAATGAGGGATTTCTCTATTTCAGACAGAGCCCAGACAGCTTTAAGTGTTTCTCCACAGAACTGGTTGACTGAaggagattcagtgactctgatCTGTGAGGTTTACGGCTCCTCTACAGGCTGGACATTCAGCTGGTACATCAGAACTCGTTCAGGTAAGTTATAATGTGCTTCTGTGGAGCGGGAAttgttacattatttaaaataaatcgaTTATAGTCCACAAATAAATCTAAGGttgcacaaaaaatatacattctCAAATAATGGAATGAGACAAATAAATGCAGgagtttcacaaaaatattaaaattcataaaATTTGTGTTACAAATGACCTGGCAGAGTTGTGTTTATAATGTagaacataaataatatttacatctgaacaattacttattttatttatttttcattatgacTTATACGTATGGACAAAATAAGCAtttcaaatcatcagagagtatataaatgtataaataatatatatataaatgctataACAAGTCCCAGTTTTGGCCTACTCACCTACATGAAGCACACTAAGAATTGCAGGATGTTTTTCCAGAAACGTTGTGTTGACACTTGTTGATACTTTAATTATTagcacattttattatattaatttgtgACTGTAATTGATTTCTGTGCTTCTCctgcatatattattatattccatttttaaaactaaatttgaCTGTTTTTGTGGATCCCTTTAGGTTTATTTGTGGATCAGAATCTATTTTTTTGAAATACTGCAACATTTTAGCCCCGTCAATTTCATGTGAGAACACCTAATATAATATAACTGCCTTCAAACATCACATAGGTTAGCTTCAGTCAATGTCATTCTTTCTGTATTCAGAAATAACTGATGAGACTGAACATCTGTATATTCTCACTTTACACAGACAAGAgagattattatgattattataaacCGCTCTCTGACAGCagtagaggagctggaggaaaatACACTGTCAGTTCTGTTGCTCTAAAACACACAGGAGTTTATGTGTGCGGAGCAGAGAGAGGAAAACCAGCCTATATAACTGTCAGCAACACACAGCCACTGTGGGTCACTGGTGAGTTTACACAGAACTGAAATAATTGGATTATATTtcataatgaataaagttaaatatttataaattattgctGTCTCAGGTGTTTCTCCTCCAGTCTCTCTGGTCATCAGTCCCAGCAGAGCTCAACACTTTACATCTGACTCTCTTTCTCTGAGCTGTGAAGACAAGAGTAACTCTACTGGATGGAGAGTCAGAAGATACAGAGGCAGCTGGTGGATGAGTGATTGTTCATCACAAACAGGATCTACATGTACAATCAGCCTCACCACATCAGACACTGGAGTTTACTGGTGTCAGTCTGAGTCTGGAGAGAATTATAATCCTGTTAATATCACTGTACACTGTGAGTCTGAGcgtctgtatttattcatttaaatcagaTTGAGAGCTGAAAGCATTAGACACAGTTGTGAATTGGTCTAGTGAGCAGAAAACACAACAACCACATAATACTGCATAAACTACAAGGAAAAACTTAATTGTCACAAAAAAATCAACCTATTTTAATATAAAGATCGTTATTTAATTTTCTGTTGTATAATGGCAGCACTCTGTTGATGTGTGTTGATGTTTGCTGTGTTTCTGTagttggtgtgattctggagagtCCTGTTCATCCTGTGACTGAAGGAGATCCTCTGACTCTACACTGTTTATATAAATCTACAACTCCAGCAAAGCTCAGAGCTGATTTCTATAAAGATGGATCACTCGTCCAGAGGCAAACCTCAGAGATGATCATCACTACTGTCTCAAAGTCACATGAGGGTTTCTATTACTGCAAGCACCGAGAAGGAGAGTCACCCAAGAGCTGGACCTCAGTCAGAGGTGAGACTGTAGACTTTAAAACACCTTAAATGTTCTTGTATCCTTGACAGCATGACTCTAAATGTGAAAATTTTCAGTAAGTAACTCAGTTTCTCCATCAGCCTCAAGATCTGATGGTGTTGATCCTGTGATTAATGGAGTGACTGCAGGACTTTCTGTCCTTGTTTTGATCATCATCTTCTTGGTTCTGCTGTGCTGCTACAGACACAAGAAAGGTTCATCATCTGCCATGTTACAATTCAATAAAACTTTTACAGACGTCATAACCTTTTCTCCAAACCTGCTAAAATAAACATAGTATAATGGCTAGTGTTAACCCTTAATCTGAGCATTGCAGTCCCACATGTGGGATTGTTATTTCTGTGCCCCTGTGAGTGCTGTCCCACATTTGTTATCCTAGAACACAAAACCAGCATGGCTATATTTGTAGGAATAAGTGACAATATATTATAAACTGTAAATCAAAACGATAGATTTCTCTTTAATgccaaaattattataatattcggTAAAGATtctgttccatgaagacatttagcTAAATTtcctaaatatataataaaataaaataaagctataataaaataataaagctcAGTTCTTGATTAGAAATGTTTATTGCTAACTACTTAATTTTAAagaagattttctcaatatttacatttttacaaacacTAAACAAAATCCCTGATGTTTTTAATAGCTGTATTTTAATTGTTCAGCTTTCAGATACGGCATGTATAAATACCAAACAGACTCTTATGAGTGGTCACTGGTCACTTGTGGGATTTAGAATGTTCAGAATTTAGAATGCCACTTCCAGAATTTCAAATCAACATCTGTTCTTAATTGCCATGGTAACTAAATGGAAAACAGTGTAAAGTTCTAAAACTCACTCCATGAAGACAGTTGTTGAGATATTCTGAATTTACCAGTGAAATGGATAAAGGGTTGTGGGTAGTTTTTATTTCTAATTAGGCTGGTAGTGGGATTGTAAAAAAGCTTCTTAGTGTTATTTGTTCAGTGTTTAAAACTTTAAGTGaatacaattaatattaaatattgactGAGTGAGTGGATGTGTAAGCAAAGGACTCCAAATTAGCCGAAAGACGCTTGTCATTTCAtagagattgtcattttaaatctaatGTAACCATAtggtttattgttaaaagctaactgaaatcaaatgtttcaattaaatggtgtaaattaatcagatttagtttaaatgtacatacagtacagtcaCCCGACGGATAGAGGACATATCAAGGCAaaagcagattctgcttgactagtgtattcagcattgaactccactgtgctataaatgcaattgttcgtgtttttattgcaataacttattttatttatttataatttttgtacattttaaatgttatactgcatttaaattaaacGATTTTAAGTAGTGTTttctaataaattaggaaattacccatggcaattcatgtaattcaattcaatgtaATATTGTTTAGTATGTTTATCgtcggcccacggctctcaatgatatttggtttttggcctttcatgtagtgtgtgaaaaagtttgggcacccctgatccaGATGATCATGTCCTGTTTGTCTAGGTGTAAGATCTCCGTCTCCCTCTAGTGTCAGTCAGACATCACAGCAAAACCAGAGTGAAGTGGGACACCAGACACTGCTCTCTGGTCAGTCATGACGGCTTTATATTTTTACACCAGTGTTaacattaaaactgtattttctgTGTGACTGAATTCTAACTTTGATGGTGAAATAATCCAGGAAATAGTGTTGAAAATCATTAATGAATCACTTACAGGAACTACTCTTAAAGACAGAAGCAGTACCGGTAGCagcttttatcttttttattggttttaattCTAAGAttcattacaaaataataaatattggacATGAATTTATGTATTAATCTTTTATAGAAACTGCACATACATATGCAACATATGAAGACATATGCAAAACAGGTAAGTCATGTAGTCGCAGTTTATTGAATCAACTTTAAATCAAAGATTTCAAGTGAAAGgtgaagttacattttttttctgctgttgatTGTAGACTGTGAAAGTGGAGCTGAACTCACCTATGCTGAGGTCGAGCTCAAATctacaaagaaaatgaaggaaaacaCAGATAAAGGTAAAGTACAATATAAATCTCTGCTCTCATGTTTTCATgatcatacatttattcatatgtTTGATGTGCTTTTACTCATACAGAATAAGCACTAGTGATAATAAATGTTGTATTATTTTAGGGAACAACACTGAGAATTCTGACTGTGTTTACTCTAAACTGAAGCTGGAAACACATCAGAGTGAGTGTCAAactaaaaatctgtgaaagttcactacaaaaaaaagttcattaaCATTCTAAGGATAGCTTAAAATACTGAATATAACAATGAAAGTGTATAATTGAACTCATCTGTTTTCAGGTgtgtgacgcagtaggtagtgctgtcgcctcacagcaagaaggttgctggttcgagcctcggctgggttggttggcgtttctgtgtggagtttgtatgttctccctgcgttcgtgtaggtttcgggtgctctggtttccctcacagtccaaagacatgcggtataagtgaattgggtaggctaaattgtccatagagtatgagtgtgaatgagtgtgtgtggatgtttaccagggatgggttgcggctggaagggcatctgctgcataaaacgtgctggattagttggcggttcattccgct from Danio aesculapii chromosome 3, fDanAes4.1, whole genome shotgun sequence harbors:
- the LOC130217317 gene encoding Fc receptor-like protein 5 codes for the protein MELSQLPLVLLLISNIHSEDTEENPKANLTITPDLHVFRGESVTLRCDINAEGVSSWRYSWYKEGSDYAFSELQEYTLRSVTEFDAGKYSCSGTESKGSRRSQMSDAVPLTVSAQTALSVSPQNWLTEGDSVTLICEVYGSSTGWTFSWYIRTRSDYYDYYKPLSDSSRGAGGKYTVSSVALKHTGVYVCGAERGKPAYITVSNTQPLWVTGVSPPVSLVISPSRAQHFTSDSLSLSCEDKSNSTGWRVRRYRGSWWMSDCSSQTGSTCTISLTTSDTGVYWCQSESGENYNPVNITVHFGVILESPVHPVTEGDPLTLHCLYKSTTPAKLRADFYKDGSLVQRQTSEMIITTVSKSHEGFYYCKHREGESPKSWTSVRVSPSASRSDGVDPVINGVTAGLSVLVLIIIFLVLLCCYRHKKGVRSPSPSSVSQTSQQNQSEVGHQTLLSDCESGAELTYAEVELKSTKKMKENTDKGNNTENSDCVYSKLKLETHQSV